TGCCGCCGTGCCGGCGCGTGCCGAGTACCCGGCGCAGATGAATTCCACCTTCGTGAAGGTGATGGACCTGCGCTACGGCGAGAACCCGCACCAGAGCGGCGCGTTCTACCGCGACCTGTACCCGGTGCCGGGCACCCTGGCCACGTTCCAGCAGCTGCAGGGCAAGGAACTGAGCTACAACAACCTGGCCGATGCCGATGCGGCGTGGGAATGCGTGCGTCAGTTCGATGCGCCGGCCTGCGTCATCGTCAAGCACGCCAACCCGTGCGGCGTGGCCGTCGGTGCCGGCAACGGCGATGCCTACGAGCTGGCCTACGCCACCGACCCGACCAGCGCCTTCGGCGGCATCATCGCCTTCAACAAGCCGCTCGATGCGGCCACTGCGAAGGTCATCCTCGACCGCCAGTTCGTTGAAGTGCTGATCGCCCCGGACTACGAGCCGGCCGCGCTGGAATACGCGCAGAAAAAGGCCAACGTGCGCGTGCTGCGCATCCCGCACGGTGATGGCCTGAACAACTTCGACAGCAAGCGCGTGGGCTCGGGCCTGCTGCTGCAGTCCTCGGACAACCGCGGCATGACCCGTGACGAACTGAAGGTGGTCAGCAAGGTCGCGCCGACCGACAAGCAGTTCACCGACCTGCTGTTCGCCTGGAACGTGGCCAAGTTCGTGAAGTCCAACGCGATCGTCTACGCCAAGGACAACCGCACGATCGGCGTCGGCGCCGGCCAGATGAGCCGCGTCTATTCCGCGCGCATCGCCGGCATCAAGGCGGCCGACGCAAACCTGGTGGTGGAAGGTTCGGTGATGGCCTCCGATGCGTTCTTCCCGTTCCGCGATGGCATCGACGCCGCAGCGGCCGCCGGCATCAAGGCCGTCATCCAGCCGGGCGGTTCGATGCGCGATGCCGAAGTGATCGCCGCCGCCGACGAACATGGCCTGGCCATGGTGTTCACCGGCGTTCGCCACTTCCGCCACTGATCCTGGAGCGACACGGATGTCCGCAGTCTCGATCAAACCCCTGGTCCTGCCCGCCCTGCTGGGCGCGACCCTGCTGGCCGGCTGCAAGCCGGCCGCCGAGCCGGCACCCGCCTCTGCCCCGCAGGCAGAGGCACCGGCCGCGGCCAGCACCGCAGCGGCCGGGCATGTCAGCCGCACCGCGCGCCTGCAGGCCTTCCTGACCGCGCGATACGGCAAGGACGCGCAGCTGTCCGACGGCTGGCGCGGCAACTGGGCGCAGGACGGCGACACCCGCCCGGTCGACTGGGCGGTCTGCGCGGAGCAGCCGGTGGTCAGCGGTGACAGCTGGCAGCAGTTGCTGGCCGTATGCGGCGAACTGGCCGATGCCGGCCATGCCGATCCGGGCACGATCGACTTCTACGTGCTGCGCCCGGCCGGCGATGGCTTCGAAGTGGCGGCCGAGCTGACCGGCGGCACCTATGGCAGCAGCGGCCGCCCGGGGAGCGTCGAGATCCTGCGCTTCGGCAGCGATTTCTACGGCTTCCGCAACGTCAGCGGCTGGTACGGCCAGGGCTATTCGCTGCAGACGCAGAGTTTCATCCTGCCAGGCCCGAACGGTCTGGTGGATGCCGGCAGCGTGCGCAGCCACATCGACAACACCGCCGCCTACGACTGCGACGACGCCGAACAGGCCGAAGACTGCCGCACCCGCATGTTCGACTTCGACTTCGCACTGCGCATGGACGACAGCAACCGCAGCGCGCGCATCTGGCCGCTGCTGATCGAGGAAACCGGCAGCAGCTGTGGCGGCAACAACGTGCGCCGCACGCACCGCTTCACGCTGGACCCGAAGTCCTGGACCTATTCCTTCCCCGACGCGCTGCAACGCGAGGGCTGCGAGTGAACCACGCGCGCCGCCGGGGACATCGCCCCTCCCTTCCCACGCAATCTGGAATCTCGTGATGAACGTACTTGTCATCGGCTCTGGCGGCCGCGAACACGCCCTGGCATGGAAGCTGGCCCAGTCCTCCCGTGTCACCGAAGTGATCGTGGCGCCCGGCAATGCCGGCACCGCCAACGAAGACAAGTGCCGCAACGTGGCGGTGAAGGTGACCGACATCGACGGCCTGCTGGCGCTGGCCCAGGCCGAAGGCGTGGCGCTGACCGTGGTCGGCCCGGAAGTGCCGCTGGTGGCCGGCGTGGTCGACCGCTTCCGCGCCGCCGGCCTGCGCATCTTCGGGCCGACCGCTGCGGCCGCGCAGCTGGAAGGCAGCAAGGCCTACGCCAAGGATTTCCTGGCCCGCCACAACATCCCCACCGCGTTCTACGCCGTGCACACCGAGGTGGATGCGGCGCTGGCCTACATCCGCGAGAAGGGCGCTCCGATCGTGGTCAAGGCCGATGGCCTGGCCGCCGGCAAGGGCGTGATCGTGGCGATGACCCAGGCCGAGGCCGAGGACGCGGTGCGTGACATGCTCTCGGGCAACGCCTTCGGCGATGCCGGCGCGCGCGTGGTCATCGAAGAATTCCTCGATGGCGAGGAAGCCAGCTTCATTTCGATGGTCGACGGCGTGCACGCGCTGCCGATGGCCACTTCGCAGGACCACAAGCGCGTCGGCGATGGCGACACCGGCCCGAACACCGGTGGCATGGGCGCCTACTCGCCCGCGCCGGTGGTGACGCCCGAGGTCCATGCCCGGGTGATGCGCGAGGTGGTGAACCCGACCGTGCAGGGCATGATCGCCGACGGCATCCCGTTCACCGGCTTCCTCTATGCCGGCCTGATGATCGATGCCAGCGGTGCGCCGAAGGTGATCGAGTTCAACGTGCGCTTCGGCGATCCGGAAACCCAGCCGGTGATGCTGCGCCTGCAGTCGGACCTGGTGGACCTGGTGGAAGCGGCCATCGATGGCCGCCTGGACCAGGTGGAAACGCAGTGGGATCCACGTCCGTCGCTGGGCGTGGTGCTGGCCGCAAAGCCTTACCCGGAAGCGCCGATCACCGGTGACGTGATCTCCGGCCTGGACGACGTGCCCGCCAATGCCAAGGTGTTCCATGCCGGCACCACGCTGGATGCACAGGGCCAGGTGCTCAGCGCCGGCGGCCGCGTGCTGTGCGTGGCCGCGCTGGGCGACAGCGTGCGCGACGCGCAGGCCAATGCCTATGCCGGCGTGGCCAAGGTGAGCTGGGCCAACGAGTTCCACCGCACCGACATCGGCTGGCGCGCGATCGCACGCGAGGGCTGAGGCCCGCGCGGCGTCAGTAGATCCACGCCATGCGTGGATGAGCCCCACAAACAAGAAAGGCCCGGCATTGCCGGGCCTTTTGACATTCAAAGAACTGGCCAGTTCGGTGCGATCAATCAACGCGCTTTCGCGGGCGTCGACCTGCTTGGCTGGATATTGCCACACGCGGAGACAGGCTTAAGACACAGCGCCTCATAGATCCTCAAACGAGGCGTATCGATGAGGTCGTGAGCGTGCAGACTGACCGCCGCGCCGTGCATCGTCTGCAGCAGTCGGCTTTTCGCACGCCCCTTCTCTTGGGCTTTGGTCACTACATGCGTCCTGCGCTGTTTCGCATATTCCATCAGAACCAGATTGTCAGTTCGATAGCTGATCGCGTCATGAGCCGCCGCAGAGCATCCACGCGTGGCGTGGATCTACTGGTGCCCCACCGCCGTGGTAGATCC
This genomic stretch from Stenotrophomonas sp. SAU14A_NAIMI4_5 harbors:
- the purH gene encoding bifunctional phosphoribosylaminoimidazolecarboxamide formyltransferase/IMP cyclohydrolase — translated: MTADLLPVRRALLSVSDKTGLAELATALAARGVELLSTGGTAKAIRDMGLAVKDVADVTGFPEMMDGRVKTLHPMVHGGLLGRSGLDDAVMAEHGIGAIDLLVLNLYPFEAVTAKADCSLADAVENIDIGGPAMLRSAAKNFARVAVATDPSQYAELLASLDANDGQLSAGTRFAFSVAAFNRVAQYDAAISNYLSAVTATDAAVPARAEYPAQMNSTFVKVMDLRYGENPHQSGAFYRDLYPVPGTLATFQQLQGKELSYNNLADADAAWECVRQFDAPACVIVKHANPCGVAVGAGNGDAYELAYATDPTSAFGGIIAFNKPLDAATAKVILDRQFVEVLIAPDYEPAALEYAQKKANVRVLRIPHGDGLNNFDSKRVGSGLLLQSSDNRGMTRDELKVVSKVAPTDKQFTDLLFAWNVAKFVKSNAIVYAKDNRTIGVGAGQMSRVYSARIAGIKAADANLVVEGSVMASDAFFPFRDGIDAAAAAGIKAVIQPGGSMRDAEVIAAADEHGLAMVFTGVRHFRH
- the purD gene encoding phosphoribosylamine--glycine ligase, with protein sequence MNVLVIGSGGREHALAWKLAQSSRVTEVIVAPGNAGTANEDKCRNVAVKVTDIDGLLALAQAEGVALTVVGPEVPLVAGVVDRFRAAGLRIFGPTAAAAQLEGSKAYAKDFLARHNIPTAFYAVHTEVDAALAYIREKGAPIVVKADGLAAGKGVIVAMTQAEAEDAVRDMLSGNAFGDAGARVVIEEFLDGEEASFISMVDGVHALPMATSQDHKRVGDGDTGPNTGGMGAYSPAPVVTPEVHARVMREVVNPTVQGMIADGIPFTGFLYAGLMIDASGAPKVIEFNVRFGDPETQPVMLRLQSDLVDLVEAAIDGRLDQVETQWDPRPSLGVVLAAKPYPEAPITGDVISGLDDVPANAKVFHAGTTLDAQGQVLSAGGRVLCVAALGDSVRDAQANAYAGVAKVSWANEFHRTDIGWRAIAREG